A genome region from Yoonia vestfoldensis includes the following:
- a CDS encoding malonate--CoA ligase has product MSNLLYDVFFAPQAGRSGAFLILPDGAEISGAAFLDMVHRVANALVSCGLQPGDRIAVQIEKSPMALAIYGGAVAAGVVFLPLNTAYPAAEIDYFVGNAQPKILVADGRRADALASVAQAHAAQLMVLNADGSGSFAELVAGQSADFTPVARAADDLAAFLYTSGTTGRSKGAMLTHGNLLSNAEVLTREWQFTDKDVLLHALPIFHTHGLFVATNVALMSGAAMIFLPGLNMDDMIRLMPQATTMMGVPTFYTRLLADPRFTASLTAHMRLFISGSAPLLAETHVQFEKRTGHRILERYGMTETNMLTSNPYDGERRAGTVGMPLAGVELRIADPETGAALPQGQTGMIEVRGPNVFQGYWQMPEKTAAEFRDDGFFMTGDLGLIDDKGYVNIVGRAKDLIISGGYNIYPKEVELVLDDMPQVLESAVIGLPHADFGEAVVAVLVAAEQAPDLAAIEKALQSKLARYKQPKAYIIVPELPRNNMGKVQKAALRQQYATKFKEAAL; this is encoded by the coding sequence TATATGACGTATTCTTTGCCCCACAAGCGGGGCGTTCGGGCGCGTTCTTGATCTTGCCTGACGGGGCAGAGATCAGCGGCGCCGCATTCCTCGATATGGTCCACCGCGTCGCCAATGCCTTGGTGTCCTGCGGCTTGCAGCCCGGCGACCGGATCGCTGTCCAGATTGAAAAGTCGCCCATGGCGCTGGCGATCTATGGCGGCGCGGTTGCGGCGGGGGTGGTTTTCCTGCCGCTGAACACGGCCTATCCAGCCGCCGAGATTGATTATTTCGTGGGCAATGCCCAGCCCAAGATCTTGGTGGCGGATGGCCGCCGCGCCGATGCGCTGGCCTCTGTGGCGCAGGCCCATGCGGCGCAGCTGATGGTGCTGAACGCCGATGGCTCGGGCAGTTTCGCCGAGCTTGTCGCCGGGCAAAGCGCCGATTTCACCCCCGTTGCGCGGGCTGCCGATGATCTGGCCGCGTTCTTGTATACGTCGGGCACCACGGGGCGATCCAAAGGCGCGATGCTGACACATGGCAATCTTTTGTCCAATGCCGAAGTCTTGACCCGTGAATGGCAATTTACCGACAAGGACGTGCTGCTGCATGCGCTGCCGATCTTTCATACGCATGGGCTGTTCGTGGCGACCAATGTCGCTTTGATGTCGGGGGCGGCGATGATCTTTCTGCCCGGCCTGAACATGGATGATATGATCCGGCTGATGCCACAAGCCACGACGATGATGGGCGTGCCGACATTCTATACCCGCTTGCTGGCCGACCCGCGGTTTACGGCCAGCCTGACCGCCCATATGCGGCTGTTCATCTCTGGCTCGGCCCCGCTTTTGGCGGAAACCCATGTGCAATTCGAAAAGCGGACCGGGCACCGCATCCTTGAACGCTATGGGATGACCGAAACCAATATGCTGACCTCGAACCCCTATGACGGCGAACGCCGGGCGGGCACGGTGGGGATGCCGCTTGCGGGGGTGGAATTGCGCATTGCCGATCCCGAAACAGGCGCTGCCTTGCCGCAAGGACAGACCGGCATGATCGAGGTGCGCGGCCCCAATGTGTTTCAGGGCTATTGGCAAATGCCCGAAAAAACCGCCGCCGAATTCCGTGATGACGGGTTCTTCATGACCGGCGATCTGGGGCTGATCGACGACAAGGGCTATGTAAACATTGTCGGGCGCGCCAAGGATCTGATCATTTCCGGCGGCTACAACATCTATCCCAAAGAGGTAGAGCTGGTCCTTGACGACATGCCCCAAGTGCTGGAAAGCGCCGTGATCGGGCTGCCGCATGCGGATTTCGGCGAAGCCGTCGTCGCGGTTCTGGTGGCCGCTGAACAGGCACCCGATCTTGCCGCAATCGAAAAAGCGCTGCAAAGTAAATTGGCGCGCTACAAGCAGCCCAAGGCCTATATCATCGTCCCGGAACTGCCGCGCAACAATATGGGCAAGGTGCAGAAAGCCGCGCTGCGCCAGCAATATGCAACCAAGTTCAAAGAGGCCGCGCTATGA
- a CDS encoding quinone oxidoreductase family protein, whose translation MSTTRTVIFDAPGGPEVMKIVERPVGDPGPGEVRIRHHACGLNYIDIYQRAGVYPLALPHALGMEGAGVVEAVGAEVTHLAPGDRVAYAAAPPGAYCDLRVMNATQVCRLPESIDFRTGAAMMLQGLTVEYLFNRTVPLKAGDTVLFHAAAGGVGLIACQWARALGIRLIGTAGSDEKCALAREYGASEVINYEKEDFVTRVREMTDGRGVDVVMDSIGKATFEGSLDCLRPVGMMISYGNASGKVPPFDLGILGAKGCLQLTRPTIFMHIAQREKCQSMASHLFDMVESGKIKIHIGQTFALENVVQAHRAMEARSTTGSSVLTL comes from the coding sequence ATGAGCACCACAAGAACCGTGATCTTTGACGCCCCCGGCGGACCCGAGGTGATGAAAATCGTCGAACGCCCTGTCGGTGATCCCGGACCCGGCGAGGTGCGCATCAGGCATCATGCCTGTGGTTTGAACTATATCGACATCTACCAGCGTGCGGGGGTCTATCCGCTTGCGCTGCCACATGCGCTGGGCATGGAAGGCGCCGGCGTGGTCGAGGCTGTCGGGGCCGAGGTGACGCATCTGGCACCGGGGGATCGGGTGGCCTATGCCGCGGCCCCGCCGGGGGCGTATTGCGATCTGCGGGTGATGAACGCCACCCAAGTCTGCCGCCTGCCAGAGTCGATCGATTTTCGCACCGGTGCGGCGATGATGCTGCAAGGGCTGACGGTTGAATATCTGTTCAACCGCACTGTGCCGCTCAAGGCGGGTGACACGGTGCTGTTTCACGCTGCCGCCGGTGGCGTCGGGCTGATCGCCTGCCAATGGGCGCGCGCGCTGGGGATCAGGCTGATCGGCACCGCTGGCAGTGATGAAAAATGTGCGCTTGCCCGTGAATATGGCGCATCCGAGGTGATCAATTACGAAAAAGAGGATTTCGTCACCCGTGTGCGGGAAATGACGGATGGGCGCGGCGTTGATGTGGTCATGGATTCCATCGGCAAGGCCACATTTGAGGGATCATTGGATTGTTTGCGGCCTGTGGGCATGATGATCAGCTATGGCAATGCCTCGGGCAAGGTGCCGCCGTTTGATCTGGGTATTCTGGGCGCAAAGGGCTGTCTGCAACTGACCCGGCCGACGATTTTCATGCATATCGCGCAGCGCGAAAAATGCCAGTCCATGGCATCGCATTTGTTCGACATGGTCGAGAGCGGGAAGATCAAGATCCATATCGGGCAGACATTCGCCCTTGAAAACGTCGTGCAGGCGCATCGCGCGATGGAAGCACGCAGCACAACTGGCAGTTCTGTTCTGACCCTGTGA